One part of the Sciurus carolinensis chromosome 4, mSciCar1.2, whole genome shotgun sequence genome encodes these proteins:
- the LOC124982992 gene encoding LOW QUALITY PROTEIN: 60S ribosomal protein L29-like (The sequence of the model RefSeq protein was modified relative to this genomic sequence to represent the inferred CDS: inserted 1 base in 1 codon; substituted 1 base at 1 genomic stop codon) — protein MVADLSAARCGGTRALARPASEQSSGLRGPERPGAAVCAPWRGRSAQRDRRRQPAGPLPRRLWAAARPARKVGAAGLGHAGLAAVAGPLAYGADVVKSKNHTTXNQSXKWHRNGIKKPQSKRHESLNRVDSKFLRNMHFAKKHNKKGLKKTQVNKAKAMSAQPEAVKALVKPEKVKPKMPKGASHKLDSLALLAHPKHGKHANAYLLREYRLCWPKAQAQAKTQAATPAPVSAPAPTPAPKGAQVPTEAPQWFILLLMDI, from the exons ATGGTGGCGGATCTCTCGGCCGCGCGTTGCGGGGGAACGCGGGCGCTCGCCCGGCCCGCCTCGGAGCAGTCGAGCGGCCTCCGCGGGCCAGAGCGGCCTGGCGCGGCCGTGTGCGCCCCCTGGCGCGGGAGGAGCGCCCAGCGAGACCGGCGGCGGCAGCCCGCAGGCCCACTTCCGCGGAGGCTGTGGGCGGCCGCCCGGCCGGCGCGGAAGGTCGGGGCCGCGGGACTCGGGCACGCAGGCCTGGCCGCAGTAGCAGGCCCAC TGGCTTATGGTGCAGATGTGGTTAAATCCAAGAATCACACCA CCAACCAATCCTGAAAATGGCACAGAAATGGCATCAAGAAACCCCAATCAAAAAGACATGAATCTCTTAATCGGGTAGACTCCAAATTCCTGAGAAATATGCATTTTGCCAAGAAGCACAACAAGAAGGGCCTGAAAAAGACACAGGTAAACAAGGCCAAGGCCATGAGTGCACAGCCTGAGGCTGTCAAGGCCCTGGTAAAGCCTGAGAAGGTGAAGCCCAAGATGCCAAAGGGTGCCAGCCACAAGCTTGATTCCCTTGCCTTGCTTGCCCACCCTAAGCATGGGAAGCATGCTAATGCCTACCTGCTCAGGGAGTACAGGCTCTGCTGGCCAAAGGCCCAAGCCCAAGCCAAGACCCAGGCTGCAACTCCAGCTCCAGTATCGGCTCCGGCTCCTACTCCCGCTCCAAAGGGTGCTCAGGTTCCCACAGAGGCTCCACA ATggttcattcttctgttgatggacatctga